The following proteins are co-located in the Mesorhizobium australicum WSM2073 genome:
- a CDS encoding IS110 family transposase: MPVTRQPEKPTAIRTHLGAIFVSLELSRSKWLITSLLPGGGEKMSKHMVTAGDVADLLARFAELKRRAEARSGTYLPIIVIQEAGLDGFWIHRLLEAEGIESYVVDPASIATSRRRRRAKTDKIDGEALVRALLAYKRGEPRVCAMLWVPTPKEEDRRRIARERKALTNERTRHINRLKGLLFAQGISGYEPLRRDRRERLEELKTGDGRPLPVHLKRQIGRELDRLELLIDQIKAVEAERDAMLAAEQAVSPAPAMLLALKGIGPEFTAVLCSEGLSRHYDNRRQLAAYAGLAATPWKSGAIDHEQGVSKSGNPKLRTTLVQMAWLWVRHQPRSALTLWFKERVKQNDGRLKKTMIVALARKLLVALWKYVNVGVVIEGAIMTVA; this comes from the coding sequence TTGCCAGTCACTCGCCAACCGGAAAAACCGACCGCTATCCGCACCCATCTTGGCGCAATTTTCGTGTCGTTGGAATTGAGCCGCTCGAAATGGCTGATCACGTCGCTGTTGCCGGGTGGCGGAGAGAAGATGTCGAAGCACATGGTGACGGCGGGCGACGTCGCCGACCTGCTGGCGCGGTTCGCCGAGCTCAAGCGGAGGGCTGAGGCGCGAAGCGGGACATACCTTCCGATCATCGTGATCCAAGAAGCGGGACTCGACGGCTTCTGGATTCACCGGCTACTGGAGGCCGAAGGGATCGAAAGCTACGTCGTCGATCCGGCGTCGATTGCGACCTCGCGCAGGCGGCGGCGGGCAAAGACCGATAAGATCGACGGCGAGGCGCTGGTGCGCGCGCTGCTCGCCTACAAGCGGGGCGAGCCGCGCGTGTGTGCGATGCTGTGGGTTCCCACACCCAAGGAAGAGGATCGCCGCCGTATAGCACGCGAGCGCAAAGCATTAACGAATGAGCGCACACGCCATATCAATCGCCTCAAGGGGCTGCTGTTTGCACAAGGCATATCTGGCTACGAACCGTTGCGCCGCGACCGGCGCGAGCGGCTGGAGGAACTGAAGACCGGCGATGGTCGTCCGTTGCCTGTCCATCTGAAGCGACAGATTGGCCGCGAACTCGACCGGCTCGAGCTGCTGATCGACCAGATCAAGGCGGTCGAGGCCGAGCGCGACGCCATGCTTGCTGCTGAGCAGGCCGTCTCGCCCGCCCCGGCGATGCTACTTGCCCTGAAAGGCATCGGACCGGAGTTTACCGCCGTCTTGTGCTCGGAAGGTTTGTCCCGCCATTACGATAACCGGCGACAGCTTGCCGCCTATGCCGGCCTGGCGGCGACGCCCTGGAAGAGTGGGGCGATCGATCACGAGCAGGGGGTGTCGAAATCCGGCAATCCGAAGCTGCGAACGACGCTGGTCCAGATGGCCTGGCTATGGGTGCGCCATCAGCCGCGCTCGGCGCTCACCTTATGGTTCAAGGAGCGGGTGAAGCAGAACGACGGCCGGCTGAAGAAGACGATGATCGTCGCGCTCGCCCGCAAGCTGCTCGTGGCGCTGTGGAAATACGTCAATGTCGGCGTTGTCATCGAGGGAGCGATCATGACAGTTGCCTAA
- a CDS encoding succinylglutamate desuccinylase/aspartoacylase family protein: MSEAPHLTFDLEKPGVSKGDLVVPKGADCEALSLPVFSLNKGEGPRLLITGGCHGNELEGPIVARRLIEWLPEAQTCGRIIIVPVLNPPAVQAFTRNTPIDGLNLNRVFPGRADGSATERIADAVSRILLPTADTIFDLHSYGPGWEFPLVNTTHPVADPGLMAKTIRMAEAFKLPMTLIWEHPETPGMFDTLAQNQGKVFICPELGGGEVGAEALAIYEAGVRNGLIALGLVEGKSDYLTFRRQNSVQALETRRSSDELYSPARGIFEPRCSMLDEVKQGDLIGVLYPMDSLTADTIDVLAPGTSIVCGIRSGSYVEVGEFIALLGRPLNR; encoded by the coding sequence ATGAGCGAAGCACCACACCTTACGTTCGACCTCGAAAAGCCCGGCGTGAGCAAAGGGGATCTTGTTGTGCCAAAGGGCGCCGATTGCGAAGCTCTTTCGCTCCCAGTATTCAGCCTCAACAAAGGCGAGGGGCCTCGGCTCCTGATCACCGGCGGATGTCACGGTAATGAACTCGAAGGGCCGATTGTTGCGCGACGGCTTATTGAGTGGCTGCCCGAAGCGCAAACCTGTGGACGGATCATCATCGTACCGGTGCTCAATCCACCGGCTGTGCAGGCGTTCACCCGCAATACACCGATTGACGGATTGAACCTCAATCGAGTGTTTCCGGGCCGTGCCGACGGGTCGGCAACCGAACGAATCGCGGACGCGGTTTCTCGGATATTGTTGCCTACCGCGGACACCATTTTTGATCTTCACAGCTACGGACCGGGCTGGGAATTTCCTCTGGTCAATACGACACATCCCGTAGCTGATCCCGGCCTCATGGCCAAGACGATTAGAATGGCAGAGGCGTTCAAATTACCCATGACGTTGATCTGGGAACACCCAGAAACGCCTGGAATGTTCGATACTTTGGCCCAAAATCAGGGCAAGGTATTCATTTGCCCCGAACTCGGTGGCGGCGAGGTTGGCGCCGAAGCTCTTGCAATATACGAAGCTGGAGTACGCAACGGACTCATCGCGCTTGGACTGGTCGAAGGAAAATCTGACTATCTGACGTTCCGTCGCCAGAACTCTGTCCAGGCACTTGAAACGCGGCGCTCGTCCGACGAGCTGTATTCGCCCGCGCGAGGCATCTTCGAACCTCGCTGCTCGATGTTGGACGAAGTTAAGCAGGGGGATCTAATCGGAGTACTATACCCGATGGACTCGTTAACGGCCGACACCATTGATGTCCTTGCGCCTGGCACATCCATCGTCTGTGGAATTCGATCCGGAAGTTATGTCGAGGTCGGCGAATTTATAGCGCTCCTCGGGCGGCCGTTAAATCGCTGA
- a CDS encoding 3-keto-5-aminohexanoate cleavage protein: MTLEPPDVSTQSHHYLRHHSPICPSARTTLFRRRSRRLMPATVIHLHVRDPVTGRPSSDAERFERVVGRIRAGCDALPSITTGGSAPAPT; encoded by the coding sequence ATGACATTGGAGCCGCCTGATGTCTCCACGCAAAGCCATCATTACTTGCGCCATCACAGCCCTATCTGCCCATCAGCGAGGACGACATTGTTTCGCAGGCGATCGCGGCGGCTGATGCCGGCGACGGTCATTCACCTTCACGTCCGTGACCCCGTGACGGGTCGCCCGAGCTCCGATGCGGAACGGTTTGAACGTGTGGTGGGACGCATTCGCGCCGGTTGCGACGCTCTGCCTAGCATCACGACCGGCGGCAGCGCGCCGGCTCCGACCTGA
- a CDS encoding 3-keto-5-aminohexanoate cleavage protein codes for MERIIGELADQFGTRFEFEAYDGGHLYNLVHLLDRGLVKGRTFVQFVIGILGGSERMPTIVQAASTSPVFFLSILAGPSPIRGWRPSLPLLPRPADVGTILLAGQQRFFDIPDEPARD; via the coding sequence ATAGAGAGAATAATTGGTGAACTGGCAGACCAGTTCGGCACGCGCTTCGAGTTTGAAGCCTATGACGGCGGGCATCTCTACAACTTGGTGCATCTTCTGGACCGCGGCCTTGTCAAGGGCAGGACGTTTGTCCAGTTCGTGATAGGAATCCTTGGGGGTTCGGAGCGGATGCCGACAATCGTTCAGGCCGCATCGACATCACCGGTGTTCTTCCTCTCAATTCTCGCCGGACCATCGCCGATCCGCGGCTGGCGCCCTAGCCTGCCACTCCTGCCGCGCCCTGCTGATGTGGGGACGATCTTGCTCGCTGGCCAGCAGCGTTTTTTTGACATTCCTGATGAGCCAGCGCGAGATTGA
- a CDS encoding serine hydrolase domain-containing protein — MQSSIDKIVEGKLKEFSIPGSAVGLVHDGRLVWAKGYGWADVTRSVPMTPKTIMNIGSVSKTITATAVMQLWEHGLIDLDADVSRYLPYQVVNPKHPSLAITARRLLNHRSSIRDGKSYSDSYACGDPTVALGDWLEAYLTPGGIYFDANDNFHGWAPGKLDPDHPGGYCNVAYGLLGHLVECVAGARFTDYCADHIFTPLGMNSTGWYVRDVNINRHAVLYSRGTKEKWEGGGQAFSSRFAVPGLTIDEVAPEGRVALCLYSYPTYMEGLARTSIEELSLFLATYGNRGGNLLLKESTIDVMLSEVHDGRPLCWHKFILENGDVIWGHTGGDPGVRTFMGFREKDGTGAILYFNGDDIGDSREVLIESLFCSASTL; from the coding sequence ATGCAATCATCTATTGATAAGATCGTCGAGGGCAAGCTCAAGGAATTTTCAATTCCAGGTTCGGCAGTTGGACTCGTGCACGATGGCAGGCTTGTTTGGGCGAAGGGGTATGGATGGGCAGATGTGACACGCAGCGTTCCGATGACGCCCAAAACCATCATGAATATCGGCTCCGTGTCCAAGACTATTACGGCAACAGCCGTGATGCAGCTTTGGGAACACGGGTTAATTGACCTGGATGCGGATGTCAGTAGGTATCTTCCCTATCAGGTCGTCAATCCGAAACACCCATCGCTGGCCATCACAGCACGGCGGCTCCTGAATCATCGCTCGTCAATCCGGGACGGGAAGTCTTACTCAGACAGCTACGCCTGCGGCGATCCGACGGTTGCTCTTGGGGACTGGCTCGAGGCATACCTAACGCCAGGGGGGATCTATTTCGACGCCAACGACAATTTCCACGGGTGGGCGCCCGGCAAACTCGATCCGGATCACCCCGGCGGGTATTGCAATGTTGCTTATGGCCTGCTCGGCCACCTTGTCGAGTGCGTAGCTGGCGCGCGCTTCACCGATTATTGCGCCGACCACATCTTCACCCCCTTGGGCATGAACAGCACTGGCTGGTATGTGCGCGATGTTAATATTAACCGGCATGCAGTTCTCTATAGCAGGGGTACCAAAGAAAAGTGGGAGGGAGGCGGGCAAGCATTTTCCTCCCGATTTGCAGTTCCTGGCTTGACAATTGATGAGGTTGCGCCGGAGGGCCGCGTGGCGCTTTGCCTCTACAGTTACCCCACCTATATGGAGGGACTAGCGCGCACGAGCATTGAGGAACTGTCGCTCTTTCTCGCCACCTACGGAAACCGAGGCGGAAATCTGTTGCTGAAAGAGTCAACCATCGACGTGATGCTCTCTGAAGTCCACGATGGTCGCCCCCTCTGCTGGCACAAATTCATCCTTGAAAATGGTGATGTTATTTGGGGACACACTGGCGGCGATCCTGGTGTCAGGACGTTTATGGGCTTCCGTGAAAAGGACGGGACTGGCGCGATCCTCTACTTCAATGGAGACGACATTGGTGACAGCAGAGAGGTCCTTATCGAAAGCCTTTTCTGCAGTGCGAGCACCCTTTAA
- a CDS encoding M24 family metallopeptidase: MTNTSSAVPSTGLPFPRTEYERRLHKVFEAMERASLDALLVTAHGNLQYLSGYDGRGAYFMPFPLILIPGQMPTLVVREFDLASVRVGSWVDEIVPYREQTDFAPVCADAIRRRGLKGRVGLELGCWNLAPADVYALQAKLPDIEFVDASHLVATVAAVKTDMELEIMRSAMKMTDIAVRVFHQSLREGISEAEVAANIDREVEQAGGEVRAASSTLVFGERTKLPHGSPKHNAIRNNEPAFMELGGYQSGYACGVVRSAILGRHAETESLHDLSIEVLEAVISAIRPGATAGEVDAAGREVLKRHGRPGLLNHRVGYQTGINWLERGYISLEPGAEDILEPNMTLHMPIILCGESGYLFGTSEHVLVTDNGTEILSSTPHTLFHA, from the coding sequence ATGACTAATACATCTTCAGCAGTTCCGTCGACGGGTCTTCCGTTCCCTAGGACCGAATACGAACGCCGTCTGCACAAAGTATTCGAGGCGATGGAACGAGCTAGCCTCGACGCTCTTTTGGTCACCGCCCATGGTAACCTCCAGTATCTTAGCGGATACGACGGGCGTGGTGCATACTTCATGCCGTTCCCATTGATTCTCATCCCGGGACAAATGCCTACCTTGGTCGTCAGAGAGTTTGACTTAGCAAGTGTCCGTGTAGGCAGCTGGGTAGATGAAATAGTTCCTTACAGGGAACAAACTGATTTCGCCCCAGTGTGCGCGGATGCCATTCGGAGACGTGGCTTGAAGGGTAGGGTCGGCCTTGAGCTTGGCTGCTGGAATCTTGCACCGGCGGACGTTTACGCGCTTCAAGCGAAACTTCCAGATATCGAATTCGTTGACGCGTCTCATCTGGTGGCGACGGTCGCAGCTGTCAAGACGGATATGGAACTTGAAATTATGCGTTCCGCAATGAAAATGACAGACATAGCTGTTCGAGTTTTCCATCAGTCCCTACGGGAAGGCATTTCGGAGGCCGAAGTGGCGGCGAATATTGATCGCGAAGTCGAGCAAGCCGGAGGCGAGGTAAGGGCGGCTTCCTCAACATTGGTCTTCGGCGAGCGGACGAAACTTCCACACGGCAGCCCCAAGCACAATGCGATCAGAAACAACGAGCCGGCCTTTATGGAACTTGGGGGATATCAAAGCGGTTACGCCTGCGGCGTCGTGCGAAGCGCCATTCTTGGTCGGCACGCCGAGACTGAAAGTCTGCACGACCTCTCGATTGAAGTTCTGGAGGCGGTGATTTCTGCGATCAGGCCTGGCGCGACAGCCGGCGAAGTTGATGCGGCCGGCAGAGAGGTACTCAAACGACATGGCCGTCCCGGGCTTCTTAACCACAGAGTCGGCTATCAAACTGGCATCAATTGGCTGGAGCGTGGTTACATCAGTCTTGAACCCGGCGCAGAAGACATTCTTGAGCCAAATATGACCTTGCATATGCCAATCATTTTATGTGGTGAAAGTGGTTACTTGTTTGGAACCAGTGAGCATGTTCTTGTTACAGATAACGGTACGGAAATACTAAGCAGCACACCTCACACGCTTTTTCATGCATAA